In one Cloacibacillus porcorum genomic region, the following are encoded:
- a CDS encoding helix-turn-helix transcriptional regulator yields MAKSFAVLLREYRGDRSQAKVSEILDISPAYYSELERGKKEPSYRILIQIVERSGRGLAYWLDAEALSAPEDAARLSSGTASDEKMRPLTVPEITTMLGRVWYSIDSASAFSGADREIIADMLDACRRSLDRSGKENI; encoded by the coding sequence ATGGCTAAATCATTTGCAGTGTTATTGCGGGAATATAGGGGAGACAGGTCGCAGGCTAAGGTATCGGAGATTTTGGATATATCTCCCGCGTACTATAGCGAGCTGGAGCGCGGCAAAAAGGAGCCGTCCTATCGGATATTGATCCAGATCGTGGAGCGTTCGGGACGGGGATTGGCCTATTGGCTTGACGCGGAGGCTCTGTCGGCCCCCGAAGATGCGGCGCGCCTCTCCTCCGGTACGGCATCCGATGAAAAGATGCGTCCTCTGACGGTCCCGGAGATCACGACGATGCTGGGAAGGGTCTGGTACAGTATCGACAGCGCCTCCGCGTTCTCCGGCGCCGACCGCGAGATAATCGCCGACATGCTGGATGCGTGCCGACGGTCACTTGACAGGTCCGGCAAAGAAAATATTTAA
- a CDS encoding DctP family TRAP transporter solute-binding subunit has translation MKKLLAKIAVVSLTLSLLGAPSYAAAKSIELKLSHATPRSSTWHQGAEKFASIIKEKTSAKYDIKIYPSDELSGGNQVAGIELLQTGVTDIHMQDALVWSAIAKKSILPCFPWLLPTYKDVDAAMRGEGGKAMKKVINEVGVVCLAIGENGYRQVVNNRNPIQKPADMKGLKIRVPGSNVHVNLLKYIGADPITMNQSEVYTSLQQGTIDACENTIDLLFTQNTLEVVKFISLWNYSYDPIYFSVSTELWERLSAEEKKIFQEAATEAMAYQVKVTREKDLQLRKRLGEYKVKVVSELSPEGLQAFKKAVAPIYKDYKKEFGEEIFKQFGYKF, from the coding sequence ATGAAAAAATTATTGGCCAAAATCGCGGTCGTCTCGCTGACGCTGTCGCTGCTGGGGGCGCCGTCTTATGCGGCGGCGAAGAGTATCGAGCTTAAATTAAGCCACGCAACGCCCAGGAGCAGCACCTGGCACCAGGGCGCAGAAAAATTTGCGAGCATAATAAAGGAAAAGACCTCGGCAAAATATGATATTAAGATATACCCAAGCGACGAGCTCTCCGGCGGAAATCAGGTGGCGGGAATAGAACTGCTGCAGACCGGTGTTACCGATATCCATATGCAGGACGCCCTCGTCTGGTCCGCGATAGCGAAGAAGAGCATCCTGCCCTGTTTCCCCTGGCTGCTGCCAACCTATAAGGATGTCGACGCGGCGATGCGGGGCGAGGGCGGAAAGGCCATGAAAAAGGTCATCAACGAAGTGGGTGTCGTCTGTCTCGCGATCGGTGAGAACGGCTACCGTCAGGTGGTCAATAACCGCAATCCCATCCAAAAGCCGGCCGACATGAAGGGGCTCAAGATTCGCGTGCCGGGAAGCAACGTGCATGTCAACCTGCTCAAATATATCGGGGCCGATCCCATAACGATGAACCAGTCGGAGGTTTATACCTCGCTGCAGCAGGGTACGATAGACGCCTGCGAAAATACGATCGACCTGCTGTTTACTCAGAATACGCTCGAGGTGGTCAAATTTATCTCGCTCTGGAATTATTCCTACGACCCGATCTATTTCTCCGTGAGCACGGAGCTTTGGGAGCGGCTCTCCGCGGAGGAAAAGAAGATATTCCAGGAGGCCGCCACGGAGGCGATGGCGTATCAGGTCAAGGTCACGCGAGAAAAGGACCTGCAGCTTCGTAAACGCCTTGGCGAGTATAAGGTGAAGGTTGTAAGCGAACTCTCCCCCGAAGGGCTCCAGGCTTTCAAAAAGGCGGTAGCCCCGATATACAAGGACTACAAGAAGGAATTTGGCGAAGAGATATTCAAGCAGTTCGGCTATAAATTCTAG
- a CDS encoding TRAP transporter small permease, with product MKKIEFLLSKFEEIIMVAGGLLMVFMNFANVVCRYLLPTTPFSYTEELVVLLFVWVSMFGISYAYRRRAHTLLTILSDNIPGKFQIIIVVISMCASMLLMFLIAKTGYGMVMNQLKYNQILPGMKIPVAVMGWAVPLGAAAALLSAAASGCEEIRTLMAGEREEI from the coding sequence ATGAAAAAGATAGAATTCCTGTTAAGTAAATTTGAAGAGATAATCATGGTGGCCGGCGGCCTGCTGATGGTCTTTATGAACTTCGCAAATGTGGTCTGCCGCTACCTTTTGCCGACCACGCCCTTTTCATATACGGAGGAGCTTGTGGTCCTGCTCTTCGTATGGGTGAGCATGTTTGGAATCTCGTACGCTTATAGACGACGGGCGCATACGCTTCTTACGATCTTATCAGACAATATCCCGGGAAAGTTCCAGATAATAATCGTCGTTATCTCGATGTGCGCCTCGATGCTTCTGATGTTTCTTATCGCGAAGACCGGCTACGGCATGGTGATGAATCAGCTCAAATACAATCAGATACTGCCGGGGATGAAGATACCGGTCGCCGTGATGGGATGGGCCGTCCCGCTGGGCGCGGCGGCGGCGTTGCTGAGCGCGGCCGCGTCGGGATGCGAAGAGATCCGGACGCTGATGGCGGGCGAAAGAGAGGAGATATGA
- a CDS encoding cupin domain-containing protein yields the protein MALIRQDEKPEITANLRGGSGEARIFASPLISSCGPLTFASRIELAPGASIGLHRHEDDEEVYAVVSGEGLYIYDGGECPAHAGDIFTTKKGMSHALKNCGGVPLIFFAVVAK from the coding sequence ATGGCTCTGATAAGACAGGATGAAAAACCTGAAATAACCGCGAATTTGCGTGGAGGAAGCGGAGAGGCGAGGATATTCGCCTCTCCGCTTATTTCCTCCTGTGGTCCACTGACGTTCGCCTCCCGAATCGAGCTCGCACCTGGTGCCAGCATCGGGCTGCACCGCCATGAGGACGACGAAGAGGTCTACGCGGTCGTATCGGGAGAGGGTCTTTACATTTATGACGGCGGCGAATGTCCCGCCCACGCAGGAGATATCTTTACAACAAAAAAGGGAATGTCCCACGCACTGAAAAACTGCGGTGGCGTGCCGCTCATATTTTTCGCAGTGGTGGCAAAATGA
- a CDS encoding NeuD/PglB/VioB family sugar acetyltransferase: MMEKKDKVFLIGAGDHAKVVLSTLEACGVECAGIYDDNPELWGRTLWCLPIIGPVSEMPDTPDTMAVIAIGSNVVRRRIRERFREACWPVFVHPMGIVHSSVRLGEGTVVFAGCIIESDAVIGKQSIINSGCFIGHDSRIGDFCHMAPKSAIADSVTLGNGVFLGLGSMVRPYTTILDDVTVGMGSSVVKKLGPGGTYVGTPAKRIMTPVIDKD, translated from the coding sequence ATGATGGAGAAGAAAGATAAGGTTTTTCTTATCGGTGCCGGAGACCACGCAAAAGTAGTGCTCTCGACGCTCGAAGCCTGCGGCGTGGAGTGCGCGGGTATCTACGACGATAACCCGGAGCTGTGGGGAAGGACGCTCTGGTGTCTTCCCATCATAGGCCCGGTGTCGGAGATGCCCGACACGCCGGATACGATGGCCGTCATCGCGATCGGCTCGAATGTGGTCCGCCGCAGGATACGCGAACGGTTCAGGGAGGCCTGCTGGCCGGTATTCGTTCATCCGATGGGGATCGTCCACAGCTCGGTACGTCTGGGAGAGGGGACGGTTGTCTTCGCCGGATGTATCATCGAATCCGACGCAGTGATCGGCAAACAGAGCATCATCAACTCCGGCTGCTTTATCGGCCATGACAGCAGGATCGGCGACTTCTGTCACATGGCGCCGAAGAGCGCCATTGCGGACAGCGTCACGCTGGGCAACGGCGTATTCCTGGGGCTGGGTTCCATGGTGCGTCCCTACACGACGATACTTGACGACGTGACGGTCGGCATGGGCAGCTCCGTCGTAAAAAAGCTCGGGCCGGGCGGCACCTATGTCGGTACGCCGGCAAAAAGGATCATGACGCCGGTCATTGATAAAGATTGA
- a CDS encoding TRAP transporter large permease, producing the protein MTGLILIGVFFSLLILRVPVAASMGLAAFAGIVQMGYKISVFPTVFYAAIAKYTMLAIPFFILAGVIMDHAGISKRLINLANACVGHRRGGLAVVTVIVACFFAAISGSGPATVAAIGGVLIPAMSKQGYDKNFATALVASSGGIGMIIPPSIPFIIYAMLAEVSVGTMFMAGIVPGLLFGLFFVAAALLYLRKDKNLILQEKCSLHTRWQAFRSAVWALLMPVIILGGIYGGIFTPTEAAGVAVAYGLFVGVCVYREIKVKELWAVMVDSFVSSAIIMFIMGCAGAFTWILTTSGVTKELTDLLLSLTSDRNVMLFIITVIFVIAGCFVDSASGFYLLLPILLPIIKEMNYSPIAFGVIATANFALGQVTPPVGSNLFVACNIADVTMKSLVAKVWPFLIAGFVCLLLITYMPWLITFLPALMGMKL; encoded by the coding sequence ATGACTGGCTTGATACTGATAGGTGTATTCTTTTCCCTTCTTATCCTGAGAGTGCCGGTGGCCGCCTCTATGGGGCTGGCGGCCTTTGCCGGCATCGTGCAGATGGGATATAAGATATCGGTCTTTCCCACAGTCTTCTATGCGGCGATCGCCAAGTACACGATGCTGGCGATTCCCTTTTTCATCCTCGCGGGGGTGATAATGGACCACGCAGGGATATCAAAGAGGCTGATCAATCTGGCAAATGCCTGCGTGGGGCATCGCCGGGGAGGCCTGGCGGTCGTCACGGTGATCGTCGCCTGCTTCTTCGCGGCCATTTCCGGTTCGGGGCCGGCGACCGTCGCCGCCATCGGAGGCGTTCTTATTCCCGCGATGTCCAAGCAGGGATATGATAAAAATTTCGCGACGGCGCTGGTCGCCTCCTCCGGTGGTATTGGCATGATAATCCCGCCGAGCATCCCCTTCATCATCTACGCAATGCTCGCCGAGGTCTCTGTTGGTACGATGTTCATGGCAGGTATCGTCCCGGGGCTGCTCTTCGGCCTATTCTTCGTCGCCGCGGCGCTGCTCTATCTGCGTAAGGACAAAAACCTCATCCTACAGGAAAAATGCAGCCTCCATACGCGCTGGCAGGCGTTTAGGAGCGCCGTCTGGGCGCTTTTGATGCCGGTGATAATCCTTGGCGGTATCTACGGCGGCATCTTCACGCCGACCGAGGCCGCCGGCGTAGCGGTGGCCTACGGCCTCTTTGTGGGAGTCTGCGTCTACCGGGAGATAAAGGTAAAAGAGCTGTGGGCCGTCATGGTTGATTCCTTCGTCTCCTCGGCGATAATCATGTTCATCATGGGCTGCGCGGGAGCCTTTACGTGGATACTTACCACCTCCGGGGTGACGAAGGAGCTTACGGACCTTCTGCTCTCGCTGACCAGCGACCGGAACGTAATGCTCTTTATTATCACGGTCATCTTCGTTATCGCGGGCTGCTTTGTCGATTCAGCCTCCGGTTTTTATCTGCTGCTGCCAATACTGCTGCCGATCATTAAGGAGATGAACTATTCTCCGATCGCCTTCGGCGTCATCGCGACGGCGAACTTTGCCCTTGGTCAGGTGACGCCGCCCGTCGGCTCGAACCTTTTTGTCGCCTGCAATATCGCCGACGTCACGATGAAATCCCTCGTCGCCAAGGTGTGGCCCTTTCTCATCGCGGGTTTTGTCTGCCTGCTGCTGATCACCTACATGCCGTGGCTGATAACCTTCCTGCCGGCGCTGATGGGGATGAAGCTGTAG
- a CDS encoding AMP-binding protein: MRRLIVKLILRLFFRVKVKGWENWENAGEGVLIAPNYVSFIDPLILAAFLPEKVPFAIERRLTKKRFAGLFLPIADTHILDADAPLSLKYFLNLLKNGGRCVIFPELQPTTIGNPMKVSQGVAMIADHTKAKILPIHIKGTERTPFSRIQHKRGVRFFSEVTITVFPVQNLNIPEGLTGSKRNAAAGRALERIMDEASLAARRKRKPFWDILLDARREFGGNVRIFSDAGAKPVTYNGFITRILLIEEALRRQNLEGDNIGVLLPTSLGGVISMYALQKIGKVPAMLNFSLGPRSLVNCCRTASIRTVVSSRRFIELGKLEALSQAIEEAGIRIFWLEDAAQLITTGKKLSAALRTFFLRSNLVSPEAEEKPAVVLFTSGSEGAPKGVVLSYKNLNTNHAQMFTRVDFYRSDRVLNAMPIFHSFGLCGVFMPVSLGFFVYLYPSPLHYKTIAAICYDERITLLFATDTFLAGYAKAASDNYDFATMRLLVQGGEKLRASTQQTWFERFNVRITEGYGVTEASPVVANNYYAHHKTGTVGTIVAGLQYRLEPVDGVHDGGRLWLKGDNIMLGYLRISNPGVLEPPKDGWYDTGDIVHIDDEGYVTILGRAKRFAKIGGEMISLAAVEEAIYEIWPEEQHAVTMMHGANRETLTAVTTMTDMKRDDLRQKLSDLGMAEIAIPKKLIHMETIPLLGNGKTSYVELDEMLKSMSAEE, encoded by the coding sequence TTGCGTCGACTCATTGTAAAACTTATACTGCGCCTTTTCTTCCGGGTAAAGGTAAAGGGCTGGGAGAACTGGGAAAATGCTGGTGAGGGCGTTCTCATCGCGCCAAATTACGTTTCGTTCATCGATCCGCTGATTCTTGCCGCTTTTTTGCCGGAGAAGGTCCCGTTCGCCATTGAGCGGCGTTTGACGAAAAAACGCTTCGCGGGGCTATTTCTGCCGATAGCCGACACTCATATACTGGACGCGGACGCTCCGCTCTCGCTCAAATATTTCCTTAACCTGTTGAAAAACGGCGGACGCTGCGTCATCTTTCCCGAACTGCAGCCCACCACCATCGGCAACCCGATGAAGGTTTCACAGGGGGTCGCGATGATCGCCGACCACACCAAGGCAAAGATCCTGCCGATACATATCAAGGGAACGGAGCGTACGCCCTTCTCACGCATCCAGCACAAACGCGGGGTACGCTTCTTCTCCGAGGTGACGATAACCGTTTTTCCCGTTCAGAATCTCAATATCCCCGAGGGACTGACGGGGTCCAAGCGTAACGCCGCCGCCGGACGGGCGCTGGAGCGCATCATGGACGAGGCATCACTCGCGGCACGCCGGAAGCGGAAGCCCTTCTGGGACATCCTGCTCGACGCTCGCCGGGAATTCGGCGGCAACGTGCGGATATTCAGCGACGCCGGAGCCAAGCCCGTCACCTACAACGGCTTTATTACGCGCATCCTCCTGATAGAGGAGGCGCTGCGCCGGCAGAACCTTGAGGGCGACAATATCGGCGTACTGCTGCCGACCTCGCTCGGCGGCGTCATTTCGATGTACGCGCTGCAAAAAATCGGCAAGGTGCCGGCTATGCTGAACTTCTCCCTCGGGCCCCGCTCACTTGTCAACTGCTGCCGTACCGCCAGCATCAGGACGGTCGTTTCGTCGCGCAGGTTTATCGAACTCGGAAAATTAGAGGCGCTCTCACAGGCGATAGAGGAGGCCGGTATCCGCATATTCTGGCTCGAAGACGCGGCACAGCTGATCACGACCGGCAAAAAACTCTCCGCCGCGCTGCGCACCTTCTTCCTGCGATCAAACCTCGTAAGCCCCGAGGCGGAGGAAAAACCGGCGGTGGTCCTCTTCACCTCCGGCTCAGAGGGAGCGCCCAAGGGCGTGGTCCTCAGCTATAAAAACCTCAACACAAACCACGCGCAGATGTTCACGCGCGTCGACTTCTACCGTTCGGACCGCGTCCTCAACGCGATGCCGATCTTCCACTCCTTCGGGCTCTGCGGCGTATTCATGCCCGTATCGCTGGGCTTCTTCGTCTATCTCTATCCGTCGCCGCTGCACTATAAGACGATCGCCGCCATCTGTTACGACGAGCGCATAACGCTGCTCTTCGCCACGGATACCTTCCTCGCCGGCTACGCGAAGGCCGCGAGCGACAACTATGACTTCGCGACGATGCGCCTTCTCGTACAGGGCGGGGAAAAGCTCAGAGCTTCGACCCAGCAGACCTGGTTCGAGCGCTTCAACGTCAGGATCACCGAGGGCTATGGCGTCACAGAGGCCTCGCCGGTCGTCGCGAACAATTACTACGCGCATCATAAGACCGGCACCGTCGGGACGATCGTCGCAGGGCTGCAGTACCGCCTCGAACCTGTCGACGGAGTACATGACGGAGGCCGCCTCTGGCTGAAGGGCGACAATATCATGCTCGGTTATTTGAGAATCTCAAACCCCGGCGTTCTGGAACCGCCCAAGGATGGCTGGTATGACACCGGCGACATCGTTCACATCGACGACGAAGGGTACGTGACAATCCTCGGGCGTGCAAAGCGCTTCGCTAAGATCGGCGGAGAGATGATCTCGCTCGCCGCCGTCGAAGAGGCGATCTATGAGATATGGCCCGAGGAGCAGCACGCCGTCACGATGATGCACGGCGCGAACCGCGAGACGCTGACGGCGGTGACGACAATGACCGACATGAAGCGCGACGACCTGCGTCAGAAACTTTCCGACCTCGGCATGGCGGAGATCGCGATACCCAAGAAGCTAATCCACATGGAGACGATCCCCCTGCTCGGCAACGGCAAGACAAGCTATGTCGAACTCGACGAAATGCTCAAGAGCATGAGCGCCGAGGAGTAA